Proteins from a single region of Rutidosis leptorrhynchoides isolate AG116_Rl617_1_P2 unplaced genomic scaffold, CSIRO_AGI_Rlap_v1 contig469, whole genome shotgun sequence:
- the LOC139883886 gene encoding sulfate transporter 3.1-like yields MGSAGHDYMYSPKNVHRVEIPPPQPFFKSLKISLKETFFPDDPLRQFKNQSSSRRLLLGLQYVFPFFEWAPRYSFSFFKSDLISGITIASLAIPQGISYAKLANLPPILGLYSSFIPPLIYAMMGSSRDLAVGTVAVASLLTATMLGKEVNVKENPSLYLHLAFTATFFAGIFEASLGLL; encoded by the exons ATGGGTAGTGCCGGTCATGACTATATGTATTCTCCGAAAAATGTTCATCGAGTTGAAATCCCACCACCACAGCCATTTTTCAAATCACTGAAGATTTCTCTAAAGGAAACATTTTTTCCTGATGACCCTCTTAGGCAATTCAAGAACCAGTCAAGTTCGAGAAGATTACTTCTCGGACTTCAATATGTATTTCCGTTCTTCGAATGGGCCCCGCGTTATAGTTTCAGTTTCTTCAAGTCGGACCTCATTTCCGGGATCACCATAGCAAGTCTCGCTATTCCTCAAGGGATTAGTTATGCTAAACTAGCTAACCTTCCACCAATTCTCGGACTTT ACTCGAGTTTCATCCCACCATTGATTTATGCAATGATGGGGAGTTCGAGAGATTTGGCGGTCGGAACGGTGGCCGTCGCGTCGCTTCTGACGGCGACCATGTTGGGAAAGGAAGTGAATGTGAAGGAGAACCCATCACTCTATCTTCATCTTGCCTTCACTGCTACATTCTTTGCCGGAATATTCGAAGCTTCCCTTGGCTTGCTCAG